In a single window of the Aridibaculum aurantiacum genome:
- the paaC gene encoding 1,2-phenylacetyl-CoA epoxidase subunit PaaC: protein MDSLDYQENVSTQNEQITDHQSLVTANLIPYLLHLADNSLIIGHRNSEWTGHGPVLEQDIAISNIALDLIGQSRHLYQYAAELINQHGHQLKSEMPEGRPITEDDLAFLRDAWDFKNCLLVEQPNGDWGQTILHQFFFSAYQSLLFTQLQHSKNQQLAAIAEKSLKETTYHLRWSSDWVIRLGDGTEESHNRMLHALNETWMFTGELFEMAPFETALAAEGIGVDIAAFKEEWQKKVSEVFDEATLPVPTAAALQSGGKKGVHSEHLGFILAEMQFLQRAYPNASW from the coding sequence ATGGATTCTCTAGATTATCAGGAAAATGTAAGTACGCAAAATGAACAGATCACTGACCACCAATCACTGGTCACTGCTAACCTGATCCCCTACCTCCTCCACCTCGCTGATAACAGCCTTATAATTGGCCATAGAAACAGCGAGTGGACAGGGCATGGACCGGTACTTGAACAGGATATTGCCATCAGCAATATTGCGCTCGACCTGATTGGTCAGTCGCGTCACCTGTACCAGTATGCTGCAGAACTTATAAACCAGCACGGTCACCAGCTTAAGTCGGAGATGCCTGAAGGGCGACCAATTACAGAAGATGATCTTGCATTTCTTCGTGATGCGTGGGATTTTAAGAACTGTCTGCTGGTGGAACAGCCTAACGGCGATTGGGGCCAAACAATCCTTCACCAGTTCTTCTTTAGCGCATACCAGTCTTTGTTGTTTACCCAATTGCAGCACAGCAAAAACCAGCAACTGGCAGCCATTGCAGAAAAATCATTGAAAGAAACTACCTACCACCTGCGCTGGAGCAGCGACTGGGTGATACGACTTGGTGATGGCACAGAAGAAAGCCACAACCGGATGCTTCATGCGCTCAACGAGACCTGGATGTTCACAGGAGAATTATTTGAAATGGCACCATTTGAAACAGCCCTGGCCGCAGAAGGAATAGGCGTAGACATTGCTGCTTTTAAGGAAGAATGGCAAAAAAAGGTTTCAGAAGTTTTCGATGAAGCCACTCTACCTGTTCCTACTGCAGCTGCTCTGCAGAGCGGCGGCAAAAAAGGTGTGCACTCGGAGCATCTTGGTTTTATACTGGCTGAAATGCAATTCCTGCAAAGAGCATATCCTAATGCTAGCTGGTAA
- a CDS encoding four helix bundle protein, whose amino-acid sequence MEKVHGSFTQLKVWKKARAFKNEMYNLANKFPKEEKYRLGDQLIRASRSVGANIAEGHGRFTYKDQIHFCIQARGSASECLNHLIDAYDLHLISEQELKTHKEHVDEIERLINGYINFLRKNIA is encoded by the coding sequence ATGGAAAAAGTTCATGGCAGCTTCACTCAGTTAAAGGTCTGGAAAAAGGCCAGGGCATTTAAAAATGAGATGTACAACCTGGCAAATAAATTTCCAAAAGAAGAAAAGTATAGGCTAGGGGATCAACTAATTCGTGCTTCCCGTTCTGTTGGAGCAAACATTGCTGAAGGACATGGACGGTTCACATACAAGGATCAAATTCATTTTTGCATACAGGCGAGAGGCTCAGCCAGCGAGTGCCTCAATCATTTGATTGATGCTTACGATCTTCATTTAATTTCTGAGCAGGAGCTGAAGACACATAAGGAACATGTTGACGAAATTGAAAGACTGATAAACGGGTATATAAATTTTTTACGGAAAAATATTGCATAA
- the paaD gene encoding 1,2-phenylacetyl-CoA epoxidase subunit PaaD encodes MNRRTNNSPGSANAEVVKQLWEILEEVPDPEVPVLSVVDLGVVRNVSVVQLNDEEHVVIDITPTYSGCPAMDMIAMNIRMTLLQHGFVNVKLNTILSPAWTTDWMSENGKQKLKAFGIAPPAGKALDQAFLETLQVECPLCHSTDTKLVSQFGSTSCKALFQCNDCKEPFDHFKCH; translated from the coding sequence ATGAACAGACGAACCAATAATTCACCAGGTAGTGCTAATGCTGAAGTTGTAAAGCAGCTTTGGGAAATACTTGAAGAAGTACCTGATCCTGAAGTACCTGTACTTTCTGTTGTGGATCTGGGTGTGGTTAGAAATGTTTCCGTTGTTCAGCTAAATGACGAGGAGCATGTGGTGATAGATATTACCCCTACCTACAGCGGCTGCCCCGCCATGGACATGATTGCCATGAACATTCGAATGACCTTGTTACAGCACGGCTTTGTAAACGTAAAGCTGAATACTATTCTTTCTCCAGCATGGACAACAGATTGGATGAGTGAGAATGGGAAACAGAAACTAAAGGCTTTTGGTATTGCACCACCTGCAGGAAAAGCCTTGGACCAGGCTTTTCTTGAAACATTACAGGTAGAATGCCCGCTTTGCCACTCCACCGATACAAAGCTGGTGAGCCAGTTTGGAAGCACAAGTTGCAAAGCCCTTTTTCAATGCAATGATTGCAAAGAGCCGTTTGATCACTTCAAGTGTCACTAA